The Chloroflexota bacterium genomic sequence TACGCCTCTCCCGGCTTCGAATACCTCTCCGCCGATAAGGAGGAGGGTTTCACCATCGCCCAGGCCAACGCCGCCCTGGACGAGAAGTACCAGCTCCTGGATGAGAAGATCGAGGTCCGCCGCGGCCGCGATTTCACCCTGGAGAGTCCGGAAAACATTGACTTCATGGACGTCTCACCCAAGCAGATCGTGAGCGTCTCCACCTCCCTCATCCCCTTTCTGGAGCATGACGACGCGAACCGCGCCTTGATGGGCGCCAACATGCAGCGCCAGGCCGTGCCTCTCCTGCGCCCCACGGCGCCGGTGGTCGGCACCGGCATGGAGGCCCGCGTCGCCCGCGATAGCGGCCAGGTCGTCCTTTCCAGGGGCGATGGCGTCGTCGTGACGGTCAGCTCCCAGGAGATCGTCGTCCGGGACGCCCAGGGAGCCGAAGAGAAATACCGCCTCATGAAGTTCGTCCGCAGCAACCAGGGCACCTGCATGAACCAGCGCCCCATCGTCCGCCTGGGCGAAGTGGTCAAGAAGGGCCAGCCCCTGGCCGATAGCTCCTCCACGGACAAGGGCGAGCTGGCCCTGGGCCAGAACGTCCTCTGCGCCTTCATGAGCTTCGAGGGCCTGAACTTCGAAGACGCCATCGTCCTCAGCGAGCGCATGACGAAGGAAGACCTCTTCACCTCCATCCACATCGAAAAGTACGAGGTGGAGTCCCGGGACACCAAGCTCGGCCCGGAGGAAATCACCCGCGATATCCCCAACGTCGGCGAAGAGAGCCTCCGCGACCTGGACGAAAAGGGCATCATTCGTATCGGCGCCCAGGTCGGCCCCGGCGATATCCTCGTCGGCAAAATCACCCCCAAGGGCGAAACCGAGCTGACGGCGGAAGAGAAGCTCCTCCGCGCCATCTTCGGCGAGAAGGCACGCGAGGTGAAGGACACCTCCCTCCGCGTCCCCCACGGCGAGCGCGGCAAAGTCATTGATGTCAAGGAGTTCTCCCAGGAGAATCATGACGAGCTCTCCCCCGGCGTCAATCGCCTGGTCCGCGTCTGGATCGCCCAGACCCGCAAGATCTCCGAGGGCGATAAGATGGCCGGCCGCCACGGCAACAAGGGCGTCATCTCCCGCATCCTCCCCACGGAGGACATGCCCTTCCTTCCGGACGGCACGCCCGTTGACGTTGTCCTCAACCCCATCGGCGTGCCCTCCCGCATGAACCTGGGCCAGGTGCTGGAGACGCACCTGGGCATGGCCGCCAAGACCATGCATCTCACCGTCAGCACCCCCGTCTTTGACGGCGCGGAAGACGCCATGATCGAAGACAGCCTGGGCCGCGCCTGGATCCTGGCCCAGAGCGGCGCCCTGAACGGCCCCGGCATTGACTACGCCCAGGCCAAAAAGTGGCTCAAAGAGCGCGGCGTTGACGGCGAAAAGGTCTTCGGCGAAGGCTCCCCCGGCTTTGCCACCCGCTCCTGCAACAAGATCTGGCTGGAAGAGGTCGCGGGCGTCAGCGCCAAGAACATGAGCGATGCCCAACTCTATTCGGAGATCCGCAAGGTCCACGCGGAGCGCCGCCTTGCGCCTCCCATCTTCGGCAAGGTCCAGCTCTACGATGGCAAGACGGGCCAGCCCTTCGATCAGCCCGTCACCGTCGGCAACATCTACATGATGAAGCTCATCCACTTGGTGGAAGACAAGATCCACGCCCGCTCCACCGGCCCCTACTCCCTTATCACCCAGCAGCCGCTGGGCGGCAAGGCCCAGTTCGGCGGCCAGCGCTTCGGCGAGATGGAGGTCTGGGCCCTGGAGGCCTATAGCGCCGCCTACAACCTCCAGGAGATGCTCACCGTCAAGTCGGACGATGTCGTCGGCCGCGTCAAGACCTATGAGGCCATCGTCAAAGGCGAGGACATCTCCCAGCCGGGCGTGCCCGAGTCCTTCCACGTCCTTCTCAAGGAGCTGCAGAGCCTCGGGCTGGCCGTGGAGCTGCTGAACGAGGAACAGGAGCGCATCAGCCTTCTGGACGAGCTGACCTCCGACGTCGCCGATGAAGAGACCGTCGAGGCTCCCGTTGAGAACCTCACCGCCGCCGAAGGCGATGCCGCCGAGACCGAGGGGGGCGAGGGCGAAGAGGAAACCACCAAGTCCAAGGCCAAGAAGGCCAAGGCTGCCGTTGAAGGCGATGAAGAGGACGACGAGGACGAGGAATAGCGAAAGGGGACATGAGCCATGCCGGAAACGAACGACTTCAATGCGATTCGCATCTCCCTGGCCTCCCCGGAGCAGATCCGGAACTGGTCCTACGGCGAGGTCACCAAGCCTGAGACCATCAACTACCGCACGCTGAAGCCCGAGAAAGACGGGCTCTTCTGCGAGCGCATCTTCGGTCCCACCAAGGACTTCGAATGCTACTGCGGCAAGTACAAGCGCGTTCGCTATAAGGGCATCATCTGCGACCGTTGCGGCGTGGAAGTGGCCCGTTCCAAGGTCCGGCGCGAGCGCATGGGCCACATCGAGCTGGCCGCCCCCGTGAGCCATATCTGGTTCGCCAAAGGCACGCCTACCCGGATCGGCCTCCTCCTGGACCTTTCGCCCAGGAGCCTTGAGCGCGTCCTCTACTTCGCCCAATATGTGGTCACGGCTGTGGACGAAGAGAAGCGCAAGAAGATCCTGGAGGGTCTGGAAGAAGAGCTGAAGGGCAAGAACCAGGACACCGGCAAGGACGTCCAGGACAAGATCGCAGAGACGGCTAAGGCCAACCAGAAGACCCTGGCCGAGCTGGAAGAGAAGCGCAAGGCCATCGAGAAGGAAGTGGACGCCGAGTTGAAGGCCGCCGAGAAGGAGATGGAGAAGACGGCCGGCGAAGTGAAGAAAGAGCTCCAAGCCACCATGGGCGAAAAGCCCGAGGCGGCCATCGAGTTCTACGGCAAGATGATCGCCGGCAAGTCCTCCAAAGTGGACGCCGATAACCTGGAAGTCCTGGCCAACCGCAAAGAGGCCAAGCTCGCCGAGCTCCGCAAGGAGTACGCGGGCATCAAGGAAGAGCGGACGGAGGATGTGGAGGCGCTCATCGAGGCCCACAAGGACAGCGCCACCCGCGAGTCCAACAAGATGCGCCGCGAGCTGGATGAGAAGCGCCGCCTGGCGGAAGACGAGCGTCAAGCCGCCCTGGGCGAGGTGGAAGAGATCCGCCCCCGCATGCTCCTCCCGGAGAACCGCTTCCGCGAGCTTCGCGATAAGTACGGCGACTTCTTCAAGGCCGCCATGGGCGCAGAGGCCGTCTTGGATCTCCTCACCGGGCTCGACCTGGAGAAGCTCAAGGAGTCCCTGGGCGGAGAGATCCACTCCACCTCAGGCCAGCGCCGCAAGAAGGCCACCAAGATGCTCCGCGTGGTGGAGTCCTTCCGCAAGAGCGGCAACGACCCCGCCTGGATGGTCCTCCGCGTCCTCCCCGTCCTCCCGCCCGATCTGCGCCCCATGGTGCAGCTGGACGGCGGACGCTTCGCCACCAGCGACCTGAACGACCTCTACCGCCGCACCATCAACCGCAACAACCGCCTCCGCCGCCTGCTGGAGCTCGGCGCGCCGGAGATCATCATCCGCAATGAGAAGCGCATGCTCCAAGAGGCCGTGGACGCCCTCATAGACAACGGCCGCCGCGGCCGCGCCATCGAAGGCAGCCACAACCACCGCCTCAAGTCCCTCTCCGATATGCTCCGCGGCAAGCAGGGCCGCTTCCGCCAGAACCTCCTGGGCAAGCGCGTGGATTACAGCGGCCGCTCCGTCATCGTCGTCGGCCCCGATCTCGCCCTCAACCAGTGCGGCCTTCCCAAGAAGATGGCCCTGGAGCTCTTCAAGCCCCTGGTGATGCACCGCCTGGTGGCCCTCGGCCTGGCCCACAATATCAAGAGCGCCAAGCGCATGGTGGAGCGCGTCCGGCCGGAGGTCTGGGACGTCCTGGAAGACGTCATCAAGAACCGCCCGGTGCTCCTGAACCGCGCTCCCACCCTGCACCGCCTGGGCATCCAGGCCTTCCAGCCCGTCCTGGTGGAAGGCAGCGCCATCCAGATCCATCCCCTGGTCTGCGCCGCCTTCAACGCCGACTTCGATGGCGACCAGATGGCCGTTCACGTCCCGCTCTCCCGCGCCGCCGTCATGGAGGCTAAGAAGCTGATGATGAGCACCAACAACATGCTCTCCCCCAGCTCCGGCGAGCCCGTGGTGGCCCCCA encodes the following:
- a CDS encoding DNA-directed RNA polymerase subunit beta, producing the protein MTVSPSHGDPSLARRSYAKIPEVLEVPNLIRLQVRSYEWLLKEGITELFDEVSPIEDFTGGRYALRFLKHEFREPKYTIDECKERDKTFAAPLYAYVELEKKAGEGKGEVTQNWVFMGDLPIMTEQGTFIINGAERVVVSQLVRSPGVYFMLEEDPATGRRLCSAKLIPNRGAWLEFETSNKSIISVKVDRKRKIPVTTFLRSLGYGTDEKLLELFKDVDKDSEHPYIKTTLEKEPGVRNQDEALIDLYRKLRPGEPPSLDNARNLLNTLFFNYRRYDLGSVGRYKVNQRLGLDKGKKSQPTKETRVLSNDDLVLIIKKMIAINNGQDRGDDIDHLGNRRIRAVGELTQNQTRIGLLRMERVVKERMTLIDPTQATPQALINIRPIVAVIKEFFGGSQLSQFMDQTNPLAELTHKRRLSALGPGGLSRERAGFDVRDVHHSHYGRICPIETPEGPNIGLLGSLATYAIVNDYGFIETPYRRIFKGAPAKADELTGRTARETVEGADGKPIVRSGEVITEEKAEKIAKLKLKSVKVKPYASPGFEYLSADKEEGFTIAQANAALDEKYQLLDEKIEVRRGRDFTLESPENIDFMDVSPKQIVSVSTSLIPFLEHDDANRALMGANMQRQAVPLLRPTAPVVGTGMEARVARDSGQVVLSRGDGVVVTVSSQEIVVRDAQGAEEKYRLMKFVRSNQGTCMNQRPIVRLGEVVKKGQPLADSSSTDKGELALGQNVLCAFMSFEGLNFEDAIVLSERMTKEDLFTSIHIEKYEVESRDTKLGPEEITRDIPNVGEESLRDLDEKGIIRIGAQVGPGDILVGKITPKGETELTAEEKLLRAIFGEKAREVKDTSLRVPHGERGKVIDVKEFSQENHDELSPGVNRLVRVWIAQTRKISEGDKMAGRHGNKGVISRILPTEDMPFLPDGTPVDVVLNPIGVPSRMNLGQVLETHLGMAAKTMHLTVSTPVFDGAEDAMIEDSLGRAWILAQSGALNGPGIDYAQAKKWLKERGVDGEKVFGEGSPGFATRSCNKIWLEEVAGVSAKNMSDAQLYSEIRKVHAERRLAPPIFGKVQLYDGKTGQPFDQPVTVGNIYMMKLIHLVEDKIHARSTGPYSLITQQPLGGKAQFGGQRFGEMEVWALEAYSAAYNLQEMLTVKSDDVVGRVKTYEAIVKGEDISQPGVPESFHVLLKELQSLGLAVELLNEEQERISLLDELTSDVADEETVEAPVENLTAAEGDAAETEGGEGEEETTKSKAKKAKAAVEGDEEDDEDEE